One Deinococcus reticulitermitis genomic region harbors:
- a CDS encoding fibronectin type III domain-containing protein, which yields MPIILMTSRPTAPAERPAALELTEALTGTVGGFLEVSQMLTGRVPERELILDTYLTGEVPGVPMTAHLGAVLDLSMTAGGLPVESFQYSAARGQGARLDVTVIGDARDGQVPPVSASAGGSGATFAAPGTLPEWEAERTAAGWTTTLHASDRSLAADTPLPELVPWETQEAKDARKAQEQALRVAKVPVAQREAALYDGRRMAVDAVVLAALATVPHRLLISPPFPGYDFRADGDGPSYSTAGKTAQEVVDALWGEIGIAAGWEAGLLTIRPPGPSGDVILGAPIESERIERITLDAPTIALEGGVPAQDPATRDDDEDGTPNGQDPDWAPDPNDPDDPRNSPDPDEREDGGDGRGGSGFREGVSPTPEPGEVSARAVPLSWEAVPHASQYVLERVEGAATPWTLWSRLAITTATRHTDDTVRPLTTYTYRLRVNATAIENDEERNVIWQPSEWALVVTPPVDVDAPPNPPENLTAYARTSTSVGVQWQAPKADPEDKEPPRRGPADRYRVDVRTRTPDATLLRRVETAQTWAVPDGLPVGAEVRVQVYAVNEQGLSEPALLDAQLVNLPPGPVEGLEVKAEGKTLTATWERASGATSFDVRWAPAVVGDDEGALRWKDLPPIPVPTVPRDGEGGRPSVVLRDLKHATRYAVQVRGLNDVGVGVWSEVAYELTESEPPQPEPDPEADAFEKGYTGVLRMFRHADDQTEHTFIGKVNGRVEWVNTSLWGKVPRYRRTEKDKEEKIGYESRWSVLKATSTRYFYEIPGWPLTLTSSVEETRLWDPDATVFREGVDAVIGREQEKVHQEWSPQGWLNRRTTWRSKVSVVKVKKDDEGEVIGREYGNMHETVREQWQAAGDGLWYYNRSGVMTTLLPTLVDDEWEDVEAGFKATPSETSVSEQAPPQATLPPEKKDNPPPLPRNETSPALERYPLDEPWFETPPASGPGGDGPSGGPEDGEEKPDPKPPKPAPGREEDPISTPFGSSDPSGRPAPDRPKGTVPARAPLQISQPAPGATVGGNNGATLSATLPWVRTAEGLARYAAYMAQQGGPRYRITRTYLLPTTPPSLDRVESISASGSAGQFSMTVVTETR from the coding sequence ATGCCGATCATCCTGATGACCTCGCGCCCCACTGCGCCCGCCGAGCGCCCCGCTGCGCTGGAATTGACCGAGGCCCTGACCGGCACCGTGGGCGGCTTCCTCGAGGTCTCGCAGATGCTCACCGGGCGGGTGCCGGAGCGCGAGCTCATCCTCGACACCTACCTCACCGGCGAAGTGCCCGGCGTGCCGATGACCGCGCACCTCGGGGCGGTCCTCGACCTCAGCATGACGGCAGGCGGGCTGCCGGTGGAGTCGTTCCAGTATTCCGCCGCGCGTGGGCAGGGCGCCCGCCTCGACGTGACCGTCATCGGAGACGCGCGGGACGGGCAGGTGCCGCCGGTCAGCGCGTCGGCGGGCGGGTCCGGGGCGACGTTCGCGGCCCCCGGCACCCTTCCCGAGTGGGAGGCGGAGCGCACGGCGGCGGGCTGGACCACCACCCTGCACGCCTCGGACCGCAGCCTCGCCGCCGATACCCCGCTGCCTGAGCTCGTGCCGTGGGAAACGCAGGAGGCGAAAGACGCCAGAAAAGCGCAGGAGCAGGCGCTGCGCGTGGCGAAGGTGCCCGTGGCGCAGCGGGAAGCGGCGCTGTACGACGGGCGGCGCATGGCGGTGGACGCGGTGGTCCTGGCCGCGCTCGCCACGGTGCCGCACCGCCTGCTGATCTCGCCTCCCTTCCCCGGCTACGATTTCCGCGCCGACGGCGACGGCCCGAGCTACTCGACCGCCGGGAAGACCGCGCAGGAAGTGGTGGACGCCCTCTGGGGAGAGATCGGCATCGCGGCGGGCTGGGAGGCCGGGCTGCTCACCATCCGGCCCCCCGGCCCGAGCGGCGACGTGATCCTCGGGGCGCCCATTGAGTCCGAGCGCATCGAGCGCATCACCCTGGACGCGCCGACCATCGCCCTCGAAGGCGGGGTGCCGGCGCAGGACCCGGCCACCCGTGATGACGACGAGGACGGCACTCCGAACGGTCAGGACCCCGATTGGGCGCCTGACCCCAATGACCCTGACGATCCTCGCAACTCCCCCGACCCCGACGAGCGCGAAGACGGAGGTGATGGCCGGGGCGGCAGCGGCTTCCGGGAGGGCGTCAGTCCCACGCCGGAGCCGGGTGAGGTCAGCGCCCGCGCGGTGCCGCTGTCCTGGGAGGCGGTGCCGCACGCGAGTCAGTACGTGCTGGAGCGGGTGGAGGGCGCAGCGACGCCCTGGACGCTCTGGAGCCGCCTCGCGATCACCACGGCGACGCGCCACACCGACGACACGGTGCGCCCGCTGACGACCTACACCTACCGGCTGCGGGTCAACGCTACCGCCATCGAGAACGACGAGGAGCGCAACGTGATCTGGCAGCCGTCCGAGTGGGCGCTGGTGGTCACGCCGCCCGTGGACGTGGACGCGCCGCCCAACCCGCCAGAGAACCTGACCGCCTACGCCCGCACGAGCACGTCCGTGGGGGTGCAGTGGCAGGCGCCGAAAGCAGACCCGGAAGACAAGGAACCGCCCCGGCGCGGCCCTGCCGACCGCTACCGGGTGGATGTGCGAACCCGGACCCCGGACGCCACGCTCCTGCGGCGCGTCGAGACGGCGCAAACCTGGGCCGTGCCGGATGGCCTGCCGGTGGGCGCCGAGGTTCGGGTGCAGGTCTACGCCGTCAATGAACAGGGCCTCAGTGAGCCGGCGCTGCTCGACGCGCAGCTCGTCAACCTGCCGCCGGGGCCGGTCGAGGGGCTGGAAGTGAAGGCGGAAGGAAAAACCCTCACAGCGACGTGGGAACGCGCGAGCGGCGCGACGAGCTTCGACGTGCGCTGGGCGCCCGCCGTGGTCGGAGACGACGAGGGGGCGCTGCGCTGGAAGGACCTGCCGCCGATTCCCGTGCCGACCGTGCCGAGAGACGGCGAGGGCGGCAGGCCGAGCGTGGTCCTGCGCGACCTGAAGCACGCGACGCGCTACGCCGTGCAGGTGCGCGGCCTGAACGACGTGGGGGTGGGCGTGTGGTCCGAGGTGGCCTACGAACTCACCGAATCCGAGCCGCCGCAGCCGGAGCCGGACCCGGAAGCGGATGCGTTTGAGAAAGGGTACACAGGCGTTCTCAGAATGTTCCGGCACGCCGACGATCAGACGGAGCACACGTTTATCGGCAAGGTCAATGGCCGGGTCGAGTGGGTTAACACCTCGCTCTGGGGCAAGGTTCCACGATACCGGCGTACCGAAAAAGACAAAGAGGAGAAGATCGGCTATGAGTCGCGATGGAGCGTCCTGAAAGCGACAAGCACGAGATACTTCTACGAAATCCCTGGGTGGCCGCTGACCCTGACCAGCAGCGTGGAGGAAACGAGGCTGTGGGACCCGGACGCCACCGTGTTCAGGGAGGGCGTGGATGCCGTCATCGGACGCGAGCAGGAGAAAGTCCACCAGGAGTGGTCCCCCCAGGGCTGGCTGAATCGCCGCACAACCTGGCGCAGCAAAGTTTCGGTCGTGAAGGTGAAAAAGGACGACGAGGGGGAGGTGATAGGCCGCGAGTACGGCAACATGCACGAAACGGTGCGTGAGCAGTGGCAAGCAGCCGGGGACGGCCTGTGGTACTACAACCGCAGCGGCGTGATGACGACCCTGCTGCCCACCCTGGTAGATGACGAGTGGGAAGACGTGGAGGCTGGGTTCAAGGCCACGCCCTCCGAGACCAGCGTCAGCGAGCAGGCACCCCCGCAGGCCACCCTTCCGCCCGAGAAGAAGGACAACCCCCCGCCCCTGCCGCGCAACGAAACCAGCCCCGCGCTGGAGCGCTACCCACTCGATGAGCCGTGGTTTGAGACGCCGCCCGCCTCTGGGCCAGGGGGGGACGGCCCCAGCGGAGGACCGGAAGACGGCGAAGAGAAGCCTGACCCCAAGCCGCCCAAGCCCGCGCCAGGACGCGAAGAAGACCCCATCTCCACGCCGTTTGGCAGCAGTGATCCGAGCGGGCGCCCCGCGCCGGACAGGCCAAAGGGCACGGTTCCCGCCCGTGCGCCCCTGCAAATCTCGCAGCCCGCCCCCGGCGCAACAGTCGGCGGCAACAACGGTGCCACGCTCTCCGCGACGCTCCCCTGGGTCCGGACCGCCGAGGGGCTCGCCCGCTACGCCGCCTACATGGCGCAGCAGGGGGGGCCGCGCTACCGGATCACCCGGACGTATCTCCTCCCCACCACGCCGCCCTCTTTGGACCGCGTGGAGAGCATCAGCGCGAGCGGCAGCGCGGGGCAGTTCTCCATGACGGTCGTGACCGAAACGAGGTAG
- a CDS encoding phage tail tape measure protein, which translates to MTAPSLPPLSGQATLDTAPFRKGARDALNALREVTDFARKHGTMMLNAKLAGTSASAMRAQLAAALGGQPLPVTISFNAASVQAAVASLRTQLQAVVGLNLSSLTAVQAQINGQISQLTALIAQLRSLGGSGGGAGGAGAGFSAGTKALLADLEKLNNEYKRGDVNASQYAARLTALQASLRTAGAAATAGSAEFKALDGALTRTVQGLRNVETGKITQLRTELSGARAAFDAAAASATTLAQRQAATGAYTAELNRVRAALTGMAASGRLTAEQLGNVNRLLAQTAREANTIRGGINVAGLSGNISNALQQLAGFVPGLSQVTGMFGAMSPAVMGVTVALGAFAAGLAGSFRTAAEFQQKMKDIQALTQPTAAGLRDLREAALNIGQPLGVGARAAAGAMLELTRAGLTAADVVGGGLTGALNLAGAAGISAAEGGKLAVAAMTAFKLSAQDMPQIADTFANFSNKTFLGAEDLSQAIASVGPVARTAGLSLNEFSGYMATLAQGGFKQMSDAGTSLKTMLLSLQSPSETAAKALDEIGLNVYDAAGNMRPLGDVLEDLRGKLRGLTEQQKNVYLKDIFGQDAIRAATILLEESADAVQKNVDAMGLQGEAARVARERMDTYTGAVQQLGASWERFQITVGDKLLPVMTELVRGLGQGLDVLQRFANGSENLVPYVTPLVGAFVALRGAAIAAAAPAIWAALLTAIGGFFTTVNAWVASNPLGALALGVSALAAAINKIMGDTASVYDQIDASNQASFESTMKRVRELTAEGTELSLTQAKLLLAIEELRAAQKGEFKGVNFWGEGIYEQDMERVERAKQRVAELTGELTTLRTEAGRHQGVKAELGGPGLSPEQAKKREEAIRKLREAIEGRAFTLRVEGMSELGAALAQLDQEFKKLRAEAEKPFAGNLNNSALLGELATLEKQRQAEAAAIRQKFAEQAARDARTFAEQAQRAELEAMQDGAAKRAALRDAEIQSVRREVSEKAAALADFPARQREVEEAGRRQVAALRQGWAQEDARLAQENAGRVLDAERSARDAVIGAMEEGLRKEAALRAAALSDLESDMAQRVAALEGYPAEQVRIEEAGRQQVEALRASWRREDARRAEEAARTVAGIERSARDSALAAMREGVEKESLLREVALADLQQSLDEQVRALEGFPAEQRRVEEAGRRQIAALRDQWMLEDERRAEEAARTVRDIERSARDATLGAMREGVQKEAALREAALSDLRENLAEQVAELEGFPAEQRRVEEAGRQQIAALRDRWAQEDQRRAQEVARALQEASRAARDAEISSIQDEGQRRAAQRARDLEDLRGSIRDRLSELEGYPEAQAEIEAAGQRQIAALRQGWHQEDERLARDAARRIAQAWQAVSDAQAQAQAAARDVETAQFELGLSRRLAALRGHALDIAELEAQAVRDRARLAEEAAQQQAMRDRARLARERDTALSADGLSAEERRAIWAKYHADLSALGSQEQQDALSRLAQREAAERQAAENIRQARLKAALDPAAEAARDVEALGRQQQLAQSTAARLDLQNQITEAQEREAAELATVLDHAGHLELTDAERQDLADRLARSQHEVTLSQREQVKLQDQINGEAKELVNVYGQIVRLTGTETGVAAAQREMAGATADLGGAYEKALPYLQQFRDQSLKPEDFSAAKDALSGLVTALEAQRQKLEQLRGEYQRQRDALQSVQDVLRGFGQEFGDEGLLDNAITFNQSAYDEAKQALDTLLKGGQYDAAQLAEATKNLQSSYSGLKDSVQALGEARAREYERERERIQRESDARLKTIDAQIEAAKKKGLDTSALERERDKIVADTEKRVSDLEKRAADARKAAQDALSERTKGLGLLLKGVQEGAATAGRQVDDLGQQVQKSEKEVEGSAEKMRKSLEGAFKGVPAQAGKAGAEAGKQFMLQLQKQLKAVKLPGMTGPGAPTLPATRPAITNISQVITINGQTVNGSASPTMKSLLKGLAAEAEAECRRRRS; encoded by the coding sequence ATGACTGCCCCCTCCCTCCCCCCCCTCTCGGGTCAGGCCACCCTCGACACCGCGCCGTTTCGCAAGGGCGCGCGCGACGCCCTGAACGCGCTGCGCGAGGTCACCGACTTCGCGCGCAAGCACGGCACCATGATGCTCAATGCGAAGCTCGCGGGCACCTCAGCGAGCGCCATGCGCGCGCAGCTCGCGGCGGCGCTGGGCGGCCAGCCGCTCCCGGTCACGATTTCGTTTAACGCGGCGAGCGTGCAGGCGGCGGTGGCGAGCCTGCGGACGCAGCTTCAGGCCGTCGTGGGGCTCAACCTCTCCTCACTGACCGCTGTACAGGCACAGATCAATGGGCAGATCAGCCAACTCACCGCCCTGATCGCGCAGCTCCGGAGCCTGGGGGGCAGCGGAGGCGGGGCGGGAGGCGCCGGCGCTGGCTTCAGCGCGGGCACCAAGGCGCTTCTCGCTGACCTCGAAAAGCTGAACAACGAGTACAAGCGCGGCGACGTGAACGCGAGTCAGTACGCCGCCCGGCTCACCGCGCTCCAGGCGTCCCTGCGGACGGCGGGCGCAGCGGCCACGGCGGGTTCTGCGGAGTTCAAGGCGCTCGACGGCGCCCTGACCCGCACCGTGCAGGGCCTGCGGAACGTGGAGACCGGCAAAATCACGCAGCTCCGCACTGAGCTTTCCGGCGCCCGCGCGGCCTTCGACGCGGCGGCAGCCTCGGCCACCACCCTGGCCCAGCGGCAGGCGGCGACCGGAGCCTACACCGCCGAGCTGAACCGGGTGCGCGCCGCGCTGACCGGCATGGCCGCGAGCGGTCGCCTCACCGCCGAGCAGCTCGGCAACGTCAACCGGCTGCTCGCCCAGACGGCGCGCGAGGCCAACACGATCCGGGGCGGTATCAACGTGGCTGGGCTGAGCGGCAACATCAGCAACGCCCTGCAACAGCTCGCCGGCTTCGTGCCGGGGCTTTCGCAGGTCACCGGGATGTTCGGGGCCATGTCGCCCGCCGTGATGGGGGTGACGGTGGCCCTCGGGGCGTTCGCTGCTGGGCTGGCCGGCTCCTTCCGGACCGCCGCCGAGTTCCAGCAGAAGATGAAGGATATCCAGGCGCTCACGCAGCCGACCGCCGCTGGACTGCGCGACCTGCGTGAAGCGGCCCTCAACATCGGGCAGCCGCTCGGCGTCGGGGCGCGCGCGGCTGCCGGGGCGATGCTCGAACTCACCCGCGCCGGCCTCACTGCCGCTGACGTGGTGGGCGGTGGCCTGACCGGGGCACTCAACCTCGCGGGCGCCGCCGGCATCAGCGCGGCAGAAGGCGGCAAGCTCGCCGTGGCGGCCATGACCGCGTTCAAGCTGAGCGCCCAGGACATGCCGCAGATCGCGGATACCTTCGCCAATTTCAGCAATAAAACGTTCCTCGGCGCCGAGGACCTCTCGCAGGCCATCGCCTCCGTCGGCCCAGTGGCGCGCACGGCGGGGCTGAGCCTGAACGAGTTTTCGGGCTACATGGCCACCCTCGCGCAGGGCGGCTTCAAGCAGATGAGCGACGCCGGCACGTCCCTCAAGACCATGCTGCTGTCGCTCCAGTCCCCGAGCGAGACGGCAGCGAAGGCTTTGGACGAGATCGGCCTGAACGTCTACGACGCCGCCGGCAACATGCGCCCGCTCGGCGACGTGCTCGAAGACCTGCGCGGCAAACTGAGGGGGCTCACCGAGCAGCAGAAGAACGTCTACCTCAAGGACATTTTCGGCCAGGACGCGATTCGCGCGGCGACTATCCTGCTCGAAGAAAGCGCCGACGCGGTCCAGAAGAACGTCGACGCGATGGGGCTCCAGGGCGAGGCCGCGCGGGTGGCCCGCGAGCGCATGGACACCTATACCGGCGCCGTGCAGCAACTCGGGGCCTCGTGGGAGAGGTTCCAGATCACGGTGGGCGACAAGCTCCTGCCGGTAATGACCGAGCTGGTGAGGGGGCTGGGGCAGGGGCTCGACGTGCTCCAGCGCTTCGCCAACGGCTCCGAGAATCTGGTGCCCTACGTCACGCCGCTCGTGGGCGCGTTCGTCGCCCTGCGCGGCGCGGCCATCGCGGCGGCGGCCCCGGCCATCTGGGCGGCCCTGCTCACGGCCATCGGCGGCTTTTTCACGACCGTGAACGCCTGGGTGGCGAGCAATCCCCTCGGGGCGCTGGCGCTCGGGGTCTCTGCGCTGGCGGCGGCGATCAACAAGATCATGGGGGACACCGCCTCGGTCTACGATCAGATCGACGCGAGCAACCAGGCCAGCTTCGAAAGCACCATGAAGCGGGTCCGCGAGTTGACCGCCGAGGGCACCGAACTCAGCCTCACTCAGGCCAAGCTGCTGCTCGCCATCGAAGAACTCAGGGCCGCGCAGAAGGGCGAGTTCAAGGGCGTTAACTTCTGGGGCGAGGGCATCTACGAGCAGGACATGGAGCGCGTCGAGCGGGCGAAGCAGCGCGTGGCCGAATTGACCGGCGAACTGACTACCCTGCGGACCGAAGCGGGGCGTCATCAGGGCGTCAAAGCCGAGCTCGGTGGCCCCGGCCTCTCGCCTGAGCAGGCCAAGAAGCGCGAGGAGGCGATTCGCAAGCTCCGCGAGGCCATTGAGGGCCGGGCCTTTACCCTGCGCGTCGAGGGCATGTCGGAGCTGGGCGCCGCCCTCGCGCAGCTCGATCAGGAGTTCAAGAAGCTGCGCGCCGAGGCCGAGAAGCCGTTTGCCGGCAACCTCAACAACAGCGCCCTGCTCGGGGAACTCGCCACGCTCGAAAAGCAGCGCCAGGCCGAGGCTGCCGCGATTCGGCAGAAGTTCGCCGAGCAGGCCGCACGGGACGCCCGCACGTTCGCCGAGCAGGCCCAGCGCGCGGAACTCGAAGCCATGCAGGACGGCGCCGCCAAGCGCGCGGCCCTGCGCGACGCCGAGATTCAGAGCGTGCGGCGCGAGGTCTCAGAAAAAGCGGCGGCCCTCGCTGATTTCCCCGCCCGGCAGCGCGAGGTCGAGGAGGCCGGGCGCCGCCAGGTTGCCGCGCTGCGCCAGGGGTGGGCACAGGAGGACGCGCGCCTCGCGCAGGAGAACGCCGGGCGCGTGCTGGACGCGGAGCGCTCAGCGCGTGACGCCGTGATCGGGGCGATGGAAGAAGGGCTCCGCAAGGAAGCGGCCCTGCGCGCCGCCGCCCTCTCTGACCTCGAATCGGATATGGCCCAGCGCGTCGCGGCCCTGGAGGGCTATCCCGCCGAGCAGGTCCGAATCGAGGAGGCCGGGCGTCAGCAGGTCGAGGCCCTGCGCGCGAGCTGGCGCCGGGAGGACGCACGCCGCGCCGAAGAAGCCGCCCGCACCGTGGCGGGCATCGAGCGCTCGGCGCGGGACAGCGCCCTCGCAGCGATGCGGGAGGGCGTGGAGAAAGAGAGTCTGCTGCGCGAAGTGGCCCTCGCCGACCTGCAACAGAGTCTCGACGAGCAGGTGCGGGCGCTGGAGGGCTTCCCCGCCGAGCAGCGCCGCGTAGAGGAAGCGGGGCGCCGGCAGATCGCGGCGCTACGTGATCAGTGGATGCTGGAAGACGAGCGCCGCGCCGAGGAAGCGGCCCGCACCGTGCGCGACATCGAGCGCTCGGCCCGCGACGCCACCCTGGGGGCCATGCGCGAGGGGGTGCAGAAGGAAGCGGCCCTGCGCGAAGCGGCGCTCTCCGATCTGAGAGAGAACCTCGCCGAGCAGGTGGCCGAACTCGAAGGCTTCCCTGCTGAGCAGCGCCGCGTGGAGGAGGCTGGCCGGCAGCAGATCGCCGCGCTGCGTGACCGCTGGGCGCAGGAAGACCAGCGCCGCGCCCAGGAGGTGGCGCGGGCCTTACAGGAGGCTTCCCGCGCGGCCCGTGACGCGGAGATTTCCAGCATCCAGGACGAAGGGCAGCGCCGCGCGGCTCAGCGCGCGCGCGACCTCGAAGACCTGCGCGGGAGCATCCGGGACCGCCTCTCCGAACTGGAGGGTTACCCCGAAGCTCAGGCCGAGATCGAGGCGGCGGGGCAGCGTCAGATTGCGGCTCTGCGTCAGGGGTGGCACCAGGAGGATGAGCGCCTTGCGCGCGACGCCGCCCGGCGGATCGCTCAGGCGTGGCAGGCCGTCTCTGACGCCCAGGCGCAGGCGCAGGCCGCCGCGCGCGACGTGGAGACCGCGCAGTTTGAATTGGGGCTATCCCGGCGCCTCGCTGCGCTCCGGGGGCACGCCCTGGACATCGCCGAACTGGAGGCCCAAGCGGTGCGGGACCGCGCTCGCCTCGCGGAAGAGGCCGCGCAGCAGCAGGCCATGCGGGACCGTGCTCGCCTCGCCCGTGAGCGCGACACCGCCCTCTCGGCAGATGGGCTGAGCGCCGAGGAGCGCCGCGCGATCTGGGCGAAGTACCACGCGGACCTCAGCGCCCTGGGGAGCCAGGAGCAGCAAGACGCCCTCTCCCGCCTCGCCCAGCGCGAAGCCGCCGAGCGCCAGGCGGCAGAGAACATCCGGCAAGCCCGGCTCAAAGCCGCTCTCGACCCCGCCGCCGAGGCCGCGCGGGACGTGGAGGCGCTCGGGCGGCAGCAGCAGCTCGCCCAGAGCACCGCCGCTCGCCTCGACCTCCAGAATCAGATCACCGAGGCGCAGGAGCGGGAGGCGGCGGAACTCGCCACCGTCCTCGACCACGCTGGCCACCTTGAGCTCACCGACGCCGAGCGCCAGGACCTTGCCGACCGGCTGGCGCGCAGTCAGCACGAGGTGACGCTGAGCCAGCGCGAGCAGGTAAAATTGCAGGATCAAATCAACGGCGAGGCGAAGGAACTCGTCAACGTCTACGGCCAGATCGTGCGCCTCACCGGCACCGAGACGGGCGTGGCGGCGGCGCAGCGCGAGATGGCCGGGGCGACGGCGGACCTCGGCGGCGCCTACGAAAAGGCGCTGCCCTACCTCCAGCAGTTCCGGGACCAGAGCCTGAAGCCGGAGGATTTCAGCGCCGCGAAAGACGCCCTCTCTGGCCTCGTGACCGCCCTCGAGGCGCAGCGGCAGAAGCTGGAGCAACTGCGCGGCGAGTATCAACGGCAGCGCGACGCCCTTCAGAGCGTGCAGGACGTGCTGCGCGGCTTCGGGCAGGAGTTCGGTGACGAGGGGCTGCTCGACAACGCCATCACGTTTAATCAGTCGGCCTACGACGAGGCCAAGCAGGCGCTCGATACGCTCCTGAAAGGGGGGCAGTACGACGCCGCGCAGCTCGCTGAGGCGACCAAGAATCTTCAATCCAGTTACAGCGGGCTGAAAGACAGCGTGCAGGCGCTCGGTGAGGCCCGCGCCCGCGAGTACGAACGCGAGCGCGAGCGCATCCAGCGTGAGTCCGATGCCCGGCTGAAGACCATCGACGCCCAGATCGAAGCAGCCAAGAAAAAGGGCCTCGACACCTCCGCGCTGGAGCGCGAGCGCGACAAGATCGTCGCCGACACCGAAAAGCGCGTCTCGGACCTAGAAAAACGCGCCGCAGACGCCCGCAAGGCCGCGCAGGATGCCCTCTCTGAGCGCACCAAGGGGCTCGGGCTGCTGCTCAAAGGGGTGCAGGAAGGCGCGGCCACCGCCGGGCGCCAGGTGGATGACCTCGGGCAGCAGGTCCAGAAGTCGGAAAAGGAGGTGGAAGGCAGCGCTGAAAAGATGCGAAAGAGCCTGGAAGGGGCCTTTAAGGGCGTCCCGGCCCAGGCGGGCAAGGCGGGAGCCGAGGCCGGAAAACAGTTCATGCTCCAGCTCCAGAAGCAACTGAAGGCGGTGAAACTCCCTGGGATGACCGGGCCGGGGGCGCCGACGCTGCCCGCCACGCGCCCAGCGATCACCAACATTTCGCAGGTCATTACCATCAACGGCCAGACCGTCAACGGCTCGGCCAGCCCGACCATGAAGTCGCTGCTCAAGGGGCTGGCGGCAGAAGCGGAGGCTGAGTGCCGACGCAGGAGATCATGA
- a CDS encoding excalibur calcium-binding domain-containing protein, which yields MLRVLMVGVALALLGTAEASKRCGNSWIADNKVCRIGTAAPYTPPAPVRTSAPVYVPPVTRFGSCDEARAAGHSDIPRSSASYSPGLDRDGDGVACEAGGEGEAAANAPAARLPTPPCPAAAPNIGGAAQLQARPMRVFDVQGYPYVHARAFACANGLSFLNDGGTVTVSGPGRTLVFLDKAGTLNGKSWPLNANVLTIEDDIAVFYADLLSAFGLTVDGQQIVRVPGVPLSGQRP from the coding sequence ATGCTGAGGGTGTTGATGGTGGGGGTGGCGCTGGCGCTGCTCGGGACGGCGGAGGCGAGCAAGCGCTGCGGCAACAGTTGGATCGCCGACAACAAGGTCTGTCGGATCGGGACGGCGGCGCCGTACACGCCCCCGGCCCCGGTCCGGACTTCCGCGCCGGTCTACGTCCCGCCGGTCACGCGGTTCGGCTCCTGCGACGAGGCCCGCGCCGCCGGTCACAGCGACATCCCGCGCAGCTCGGCGAGTTACAGCCCCGGCCTCGACCGTGACGGCGATGGCGTGGCCTGCGAGGCGGGCGGCGAAGGCGAGGCGGCAGCGAACGCGCCTGCCGCCCGCCTGCCCACGCCGCCCTGCCCGGCTGCCGCCCCCAACATCGGTGGCGCGGCCCAGCTCCAGGCCCGCCCCATGCGCGTGTTCGACGTTCAGGGCTACCCCTACGTCCATGCCCGCGCCTTCGCCTGCGCCAACGGCCTGAGCTTCCTGAACGACGGCGGCACAGTCACGGTCAGTGGGCCGGGGCGGACCCTGGTCTTCCTGGACAAGGCGGGCACGTTGAACGGGAAATCCTGGCCTCTGAACGCCAACGTGCTCACCATCGAGGACGACATCGCCGTGTTCTACGCGGACCTGCTCAGCGCCTTTGGCCTGACCGTGGACGGGCAGCAGATCGTGCGTGTGCCTGGCGTCCCGCTCAGCGGACAGCGCCCGTGA
- a CDS encoding IbrB-like domain-containing protein — MKTGRDAQPLSRIEWVHRDDLHANSYNPNKVAKPELELLKVSILEDGWTQPIVARPDGEVVDGFHRWTVSADPRLYAMTGGFVPVVRLEPPATGDQMLSTIRHNRARGEHGVLPMAEIVRALIDAEGLTPEEVMTRCGMEKEEVTRLYDRGGMTERGTQGKEGFSRGWVPKAQLV, encoded by the coding sequence ATGAAGACAGGACGTGACGCCCAGCCGCTCTCGCGCATCGAGTGGGTCCACCGCGACGACCTGCACGCCAACAGCTACAACCCCAACAAGGTCGCCAAGCCCGAGCTCGAGCTGCTCAAGGTGAGCATCCTCGAAGACGGCTGGACCCAGCCCATCGTGGCGAGGCCGGACGGTGAGGTGGTGGATGGCTTCCACCGCTGGACCGTCAGCGCCGACCCGCGCCTCTACGCGATGACAGGCGGCTTCGTGCCGGTAGTGCGCCTAGAACCCCCGGCAACCGGGGACCAGATGCTCTCCACCATTCGCCACAACCGGGCGCGCGGGGAGCACGGCGTGCTGCCGATGGCCGAGATCGTGCGGGCGCTGATCGACGCCGAGGGGCTGACGCCTGAGGAGGTCATGACACGCTGCGGCATGGAGAAAGAAGAAGTCACCCGCCTCTACGACCGGGGCGGGATGACGGAGCGGGGGACGCAGGGGAAGGAGGGGTTTAGTCGGGGGTGGGTGCCGAAGGCGCAACTAGTTTGA